Genomic window (Kwoniella botswanensis chromosome 1, complete sequence):
TAATGTCAGTATGTAAGAAGCCGAGACTGTGACCGAGACCTAAAGGAATGTTTTCATCTGTGCATGTATCTGTGGAGACCCCGGTGGATCTGCAGGTGGGGGTGGGGGTAATAATCATTTTGATCACATGCTATAAGCCTATCTGAGTAGAGCTGCTTGATAATTCTTCCATACTACTATCATGACGCCGGATTCGGGCCGAACATACAACTACCATACGAGTGCTTCTGCCCTATTGCTTGTGCTGGTTTCCAAGACCTGGTTGCATCCATATTGTATATCCTGATACAACTGTTGATCTGCAAGGAGCATAATCGTCCTCTCATAGATCAGATTAGAATCGTTTTCTCACATTCAATCTTCTCAGGCCACAAGCAACCTACGATGTCATCTCACGCTGTGCTTCCTCAGGGTGAGCCCCATCCAGCAGATTTCAAGCCCAAGGACAATCCAGCTTTCATTCTGTACGATAAGTTGAAGACGGGTTATGAAGAGGTCAGTGATGTTCATTCGTCACTACGAAAcgcagaagaagatgtagtGCTGATGATAGACTCCGTAGCAACCCATTCCTGAGCTTGGTCCTGATGAAGTACTCATCGAAATAAAGAAGACCGGTATATGTGGTTCGGATGTACACTGTGGGTCGATCTCGCTATATCATATCTCCTATAGTATCCACGCTTTGCTGCGATATCTTCACGCTGATGGGCACAACCCTCTGGATAGTCTACAACACTGGTGCGATGGGTTTAGTCGCCCTAGAAGAACCAATGTGTCTAGGTCACGAATCGGCCGGTATAATCGTCCAACTTGGATCCAACGTCGCCCTGCAAGCTAAGCAGGCTACCGAACTTGCGGAGAAGCTATCCCAAGGCTTCGATGGGAAAGATGTAGATTCTGCCAAGAACGTAGTGGGTAAAGGTGCTTTGCAGCTGGGTGATAAAGTCGCTTTGGAACCGGGTGTCACTTGTAGGATGTGTACGGATTGCCGAGGTAAGCGTAGTGTGCATCATCAGATGACAATAACCATGGGCTGCTTACTGATTCATCGCAATTTGATCTCATAGGTGGATGTTATCAGGTATGCTCACTCTCCCCCACACATTGATGGTATCCTACTGTTGTACTGATCGATGGTATTGTCATTAGATCTGCGAGCATATGGTATTCGCTGCCTATCCACCTTCTAGGGGAGGTACATTGCAACGATACTACAAACTGTGAGTAGGATctcatcatatacatacaagCTTAAAGTCCGAAGGACAAGCATTGTAGCTAATCctcaatcaattcatcctcaGTCCCGCAGATTTAGTCTACcgacttccttcttctgtgGCATTAGAATACGGAGCTATGATGGAACCTCTTTCCGTAGCGGTCCATGCAGTGGCCAACAAAGGCGGCATGAAGACAGGGTACAACGTTCTGATCTTCGGTGCTGGACCGGTGGGACTGCTTGCCATGGCAGTAGCGAAGGGGATGGGAGCGAATAGGATCGTAGCAGTGGATATCAATAAGGAGAGATTGGATTTTGCGAAAGGGTATGCAGCTACGGACGTTTATATTCCGGTGAGTAGAATTTAATGATTCATTCCAGCTACCAAATGTTCTTGATTCTATAACAACACACAATCGTTGATCCGGCTTACCGTTCTACCGACAGACCAAGCAGAACGAGAACGAAACCAGACCTCAATATTCTGTCAGAGCCGCTGCCGACCTCTTGTTATCTTTGGGTATACCAGCTAGAGGCCCAGGATCGATTGACTTGGTAGTTGATGCGACAGGTGCAGAAGTCTGTATACAAATGGGTCTAAACGCCGTTAAACCTGGGTAAGTGGAGTTGATCTCATTTGGATGTTCTTTACTAAATGACTGAAATATATGATCCTTTTGCTAATATGGTAATATGTTCATATATACTTTTGAACCCCGTAGAGGAACATACGTCCAAACTGGATTCGGTCCACCAGATATTCAGATCCCAATGTTCAGAGTAACTACCAATGAGATTGTCATCAAAGGTGGATGGAGGTATGGCAATGGCGATTAGTGAGTATTTAATCTACACTCATCCAACCATCttcttttcactttcaatTTTTTTTCCAGAGTTCATCAACGAAACCCAAGTCTACACCTATACTAAGATTTTATTTCTACTATATAGTCCCCTCGCGATCGACTTGGTGAATCGAGGACTAGTAAATCTCCAACCTCTGTTAACTCACACTTTCAAATTCAAAGATGCGTTAGAAGCTTTCGAAATTACTAAAGCTGGTAAAGACAAGGATGGGAAATTCGTCATTAAATGTGTGATTGATGGGCCGGAATGATCCACGGATATCTTCGAAGATCTGGACGGTTCCGATGATTGAGAGTTGGAAGTAGGTCAAGATGTTGTAGAGTAATGTAGAGATGTTGTATGCAGTGAGGCGTAATGATCCTACAACCATGATAATTTTGCTATCTGAATGAACGAAAGTCTTGTGACAGcacatcttgatcaatcagatgTAGTGAGGACATGTATCTTTCTTGCATCACATGAACCTTTCAAATAGCACAACTCTAGCTTGGATATATACTCAAAAACAGGTAAGAAGGAAATCCGATATACTCCAGATAAATAAACAAAACACAAATGTCCGTAAATTgcagataagaagaagacagagaaagagaatgatacAGAATGAATGACATGAGGtaaaaagaggagaagatcgaacTCTCTATCGTACGTGAACCACCAAAAACATCACCAAACCGAAGAATGTGATTTAGAAGCACTATAATCGACATATCAGCATGTATCCATACAATgtagatgagaagatatcTTCACTCACACCTAATAATTTCTTAttcactttcttctcaaCAGCCTTATCCAATTG
Coding sequences:
- a CDS encoding chlorophyll synthesis pathway protein BchC, producing the protein MSSHAVLPQGEPHPADFKPKDNPAFILYDKLKTGYEEQPIPELGPDEVLIEIKKTGICGSDVHFYNTGAMGLVALEEPMCLGHESAGIIVQLGSNNVVGKGALQLGDKVALEPGVTCRMCTDCRGKRSICEHMVFAAYPPSRGGTLQRYYKLPADLVYRLPSSVALEYGAMMEPLSVAVHAVANKGGMKTGYNVLIFGAGPVGLLAMAVAKGMGANRIVAVDINKERLDFAKGYAATDVYIPTKQNENETRPQYSVRAAADLLLSLGIPARGPGSIDLVVDATGAEVCIQMGLNAVKPGGTYVQTGFGPPDIQIPMFRVTTNEIVIKGGWRYGNGDYPLAIDLVNRGLVNLQPLLTHTFKFKDALEAFEITKAGKDKDGKFVIKCVIDGPE